The Rhododendron vialii isolate Sample 1 chromosome 5a, ASM3025357v1 genome contains a region encoding:
- the LOC131325421 gene encoding putative transcription factor bHLH041 isoform X4, whose translation MDSIFQLDDGGRATFLQHMLHSFASTYICLWSYIPQPSSCLISTDGLYIGENNQPSSSSGTGSRARRLFDEYRQGLFVLGNDHRVPGLAFRNGVPYMELKELDLLSLASIEPQLQFYQTAIFMGCNIGEIELGFSNDTQVNLEMEMRSWFPDDFSRQLAVPPIELPPTDQPRPSSSSSSLRSLSMGSPEASPFLFNIPSTPSSLLGPPIEPSNIGQVVRPLSSSTSPLPQAFIQFPSIQFPTPETTATTTTEAGTSQKPSAFKRFRSALGPSTMTITAGVRKPNIQKRAITFFRSLSLMRIQGRAQGSRPMSSTQLHHMISERKRREKLNESFQALRSLLPPGTKKDKASVLASTTDYLASLKAQVEELNKRNRDLEERVQLLAKKKDHDQEVSLSPDQRLDVRITHEAESTSQARIIGLQVVLSGECNVMDLVTRILEFLRRVENASLLSVEADAQVVDSNPINIVRLRLRIEGGEWDESAFQEAVRRVVADMSQ comes from the exons ATGGACTCCATCTTCCAACTTGATGATGGAGGCCGTGCCACCTTTCTCCAACACATGCTCCACTCTTTTGCCTCCACTTATATCTGCCTCTGGTCTTACATACCCCAACCATCCAG TTGTTTGATCTCCACGGACGGATTGTACATTGGAGAAAACAACCAACCCAGCTCCTCCTCTGGAACTGGAAGTCGTGCTCGGAGGTTATTCGATGAATATCGACAAGGGTTATTCGTTCTTGGAAATGATCA CCGGGTTCCGGGACTTGCCTTCAGGAATGGTGTTCCATACATGGAGCTCAAGGAATTGGACCTCCTAAGTCTAGCATCTATTGAACCACAGCTGCAATTCTATCAG ACTGCAATATTTATGGGGTGCAATATTGGAGAGATTGAGCTAGGCTTCTCTAATGATACTCAA GTTAACTTGGAAATGGAGATGAGGAGCTGGTTCCCAGACGATTTCTCTCGACAATTAGCAGTACCACCGATAGAGCTCCCTCCAACGGATCAACCCCGGCCCTCATCGTCTTCATCCTCTTTGAGATCACTATCCATGGGCAGTCCCGAGGCGTCGCCCTTCCTATTCAACATCCCAAGTACCCCTTCCTCTCTCCTAGGACCACCCATCGAACCTTCCAATATTGGCCAAGTAGTGAGACCTTTATCTAGCTCAACTAGTCCTCTTCCCCAAGCCTTCATCCAATTCCCCTCTATTCAATTCCCTACACCCGAAACCACAGCAACAACAACGACAGAAGCCGGCACAAGCCAAAAGCCAAGTGCATTCAAGAGATTTCGATCAGCTTTAGGCCCTTCAACCATGACTATTACGGCTGGAGTTAGAAAGCCGAACATCCAGAAACGAGCAATCACGTTCTTTAGAAGCTTGAGTTTGATGAGAATCCAAGGACGAGCGCAAGGAAGCCGACCCATGTCAAGCACTCAGCTGCACCACATGATATctgagagaaagaggagagagaaacttaATGAGAGCTTTCAAGCATTGAGATCACTTCTTCCTCCGGGAACAAAG AAAGACAAGGCATCGGTGCTTGCTAGCACGACGGACTACTTAGCTTCTTTGAAAGCACAAGTCGAAGAGCTTAATAAAAGAAATAGAGATTTGGAAGAGAGAGTACAACTTTTGgctaaaaaaaaagatcatgATCAAGAAGTGAGTCTCTCCCCAGATCAAAGGCTAGATGTTCGGATCACACACGAAGCCGAATCAACATCACAAGCCCGTATTATTGGGCTGCAAGTGGTTTTGAGTGGAGAATGCAATGTGATGGATTTGGTGACCAGGATACTGGAATTTTTGAGACGAGTTGAGAATGCGAGCTTATTGTCTGTGGAGGCAGATGCCCAAGTGGTTGATTCAAATCCTATCAACATTGTGAGGTTGAGATTGAGAATTGAG
- the LOC131325421 gene encoding putative transcription factor bHLH041 isoform X6: MDSIFQLDDGGRATFLQHMLHSFASTYICLWSYIPQPSSRVPGLAFRNGVPYMELKELDLLSLASIEPQLQFYQTAIFMGCNIGEIELGFSNDTQVNLEMEMRSWFPDDFSRQLAVPPIELPPTDQPRPSSSSSSLRSLSMGSPEASPFLFNIPSTPSSLLGPPIEPSNIGQVVRPLSSSTSPLPQAFIQFPSIQFPTPETTATTTTEAGTSQKPSAFKRFRSALGPSTMTITAGVRKPNIQKRAITFFRSLSLMRIQGRAQGSRPMSSTQLHHMISERKRREKLNESFQALRSLLPPGTKKDKASVLASTTDYLASLKAQVEELNKRNRDLEERVQLLAKKKDHDQEVSLSPDQRLDVRITHEAESTSQARIIGLQVVLSGECNVMDLVTRILEFLRRVENASLLSVEADAQVVDSNPINIVRLRLRIEGGEWDESAFQEAVRRVVADMSQ; encoded by the exons ATGGACTCCATCTTCCAACTTGATGATGGAGGCCGTGCCACCTTTCTCCAACACATGCTCCACTCTTTTGCCTCCACTTATATCTGCCTCTGGTCTTACATACCCCAACCATCCAG CCGGGTTCCGGGACTTGCCTTCAGGAATGGTGTTCCATACATGGAGCTCAAGGAATTGGACCTCCTAAGTCTAGCATCTATTGAACCACAGCTGCAATTCTATCAG ACTGCAATATTTATGGGGTGCAATATTGGAGAGATTGAGCTAGGCTTCTCTAATGATACTCAA GTTAACTTGGAAATGGAGATGAGGAGCTGGTTCCCAGACGATTTCTCTCGACAATTAGCAGTACCACCGATAGAGCTCCCTCCAACGGATCAACCCCGGCCCTCATCGTCTTCATCCTCTTTGAGATCACTATCCATGGGCAGTCCCGAGGCGTCGCCCTTCCTATTCAACATCCCAAGTACCCCTTCCTCTCTCCTAGGACCACCCATCGAACCTTCCAATATTGGCCAAGTAGTGAGACCTTTATCTAGCTCAACTAGTCCTCTTCCCCAAGCCTTCATCCAATTCCCCTCTATTCAATTCCCTACACCCGAAACCACAGCAACAACAACGACAGAAGCCGGCACAAGCCAAAAGCCAAGTGCATTCAAGAGATTTCGATCAGCTTTAGGCCCTTCAACCATGACTATTACGGCTGGAGTTAGAAAGCCGAACATCCAGAAACGAGCAATCACGTTCTTTAGAAGCTTGAGTTTGATGAGAATCCAAGGACGAGCGCAAGGAAGCCGACCCATGTCAAGCACTCAGCTGCACCACATGATATctgagagaaagaggagagagaaacttaATGAGAGCTTTCAAGCATTGAGATCACTTCTTCCTCCGGGAACAAAG AAAGACAAGGCATCGGTGCTTGCTAGCACGACGGACTACTTAGCTTCTTTGAAAGCACAAGTCGAAGAGCTTAATAAAAGAAATAGAGATTTGGAAGAGAGAGTACAACTTTTGgctaaaaaaaaagatcatgATCAAGAAGTGAGTCTCTCCCCAGATCAAAGGCTAGATGTTCGGATCACACACGAAGCCGAATCAACATCACAAGCCCGTATTATTGGGCTGCAAGTGGTTTTGAGTGGAGAATGCAATGTGATGGATTTGGTGACCAGGATACTGGAATTTTTGAGACGAGTTGAGAATGCGAGCTTATTGTCTGTGGAGGCAGATGCCCAAGTGGTTGATTCAAATCCTATCAACATTGTGAGGTTGAGATTGAGAATTGAG
- the LOC131325421 gene encoding putative transcription factor bHLH041 isoform X1 has protein sequence MDSIFQLDDGGRATFLQHMLHSFASTYICLWSYIPQPSSCLISTDGLYIGENNQPSSSSGTGSRARRLFDEYRQGLFVLGNDQYGTNYWKINNVSPQIYKRIMELGCCFGYYFSRVPGLAFRNGVPYMELKELDLLSLASIEPQLQFYQEARIKTAIFMGCNIGEIELGFSNDTQVNLEMEMRSWFPDDFSRQLAVPPIELPPTDQPRPSSSSSSLRSLSMGSPEASPFLFNIPSTPSSLLGPPIEPSNIGQVVRPLSSSTSPLPQAFIQFPSIQFPTPETTATTTTEAGTSQKPSAFKRFRSALGPSTMTITAGVRKPNIQKRAITFFRSLSLMRIQGRAQGSRPMSSTQLHHMISERKRREKLNESFQALRSLLPPGTKKDKASVLASTTDYLASLKAQVEELNKRNRDLEERVQLLAKKKDHDQEVSLSPDQRLDVRITHEAESTSQARIIGLQVVLSGECNVMDLVTRILEFLRRVENASLLSVEADAQVVDSNPINIVRLRLRIEGGEWDESAFQEAVRRVVADMSQ, from the exons ATGGACTCCATCTTCCAACTTGATGATGGAGGCCGTGCCACCTTTCTCCAACACATGCTCCACTCTTTTGCCTCCACTTATATCTGCCTCTGGTCTTACATACCCCAACCATCCAG TTGTTTGATCTCCACGGACGGATTGTACATTGGAGAAAACAACCAACCCAGCTCCTCCTCTGGAACTGGAAGTCGTGCTCGGAGGTTATTCGATGAATATCGACAAGGGTTATTCGTTCTTGGAAATGATCAGTATGGCACAAATTATTGGAAAATAAACAATGTCTCTCCGCAAATATATAAACGCATAATGGAATTGGGTTGTTGCTTTGGTTATTATTTCAGCCGGGTTCCGGGACTTGCCTTCAGGAATGGTGTTCCATACATGGAGCTCAAGGAATTGGACCTCCTAAGTCTAGCATCTATTGAACCACAGCTGCAATTCTATCAG gaagCTAGGATTAAG ACTGCAATATTTATGGGGTGCAATATTGGAGAGATTGAGCTAGGCTTCTCTAATGATACTCAA GTTAACTTGGAAATGGAGATGAGGAGCTGGTTCCCAGACGATTTCTCTCGACAATTAGCAGTACCACCGATAGAGCTCCCTCCAACGGATCAACCCCGGCCCTCATCGTCTTCATCCTCTTTGAGATCACTATCCATGGGCAGTCCCGAGGCGTCGCCCTTCCTATTCAACATCCCAAGTACCCCTTCCTCTCTCCTAGGACCACCCATCGAACCTTCCAATATTGGCCAAGTAGTGAGACCTTTATCTAGCTCAACTAGTCCTCTTCCCCAAGCCTTCATCCAATTCCCCTCTATTCAATTCCCTACACCCGAAACCACAGCAACAACAACGACAGAAGCCGGCACAAGCCAAAAGCCAAGTGCATTCAAGAGATTTCGATCAGCTTTAGGCCCTTCAACCATGACTATTACGGCTGGAGTTAGAAAGCCGAACATCCAGAAACGAGCAATCACGTTCTTTAGAAGCTTGAGTTTGATGAGAATCCAAGGACGAGCGCAAGGAAGCCGACCCATGTCAAGCACTCAGCTGCACCACATGATATctgagagaaagaggagagagaaacttaATGAGAGCTTTCAAGCATTGAGATCACTTCTTCCTCCGGGAACAAAG AAAGACAAGGCATCGGTGCTTGCTAGCACGACGGACTACTTAGCTTCTTTGAAAGCACAAGTCGAAGAGCTTAATAAAAGAAATAGAGATTTGGAAGAGAGAGTACAACTTTTGgctaaaaaaaaagatcatgATCAAGAAGTGAGTCTCTCCCCAGATCAAAGGCTAGATGTTCGGATCACACACGAAGCCGAATCAACATCACAAGCCCGTATTATTGGGCTGCAAGTGGTTTTGAGTGGAGAATGCAATGTGATGGATTTGGTGACCAGGATACTGGAATTTTTGAGACGAGTTGAGAATGCGAGCTTATTGTCTGTGGAGGCAGATGCCCAAGTGGTTGATTCAAATCCTATCAACATTGTGAGGTTGAGATTGAGAATTGAG
- the LOC131325421 gene encoding putative transcription factor bHLH041 isoform X5, which translates to MDSIFQLDDGGRATFLQHMLHSFASTYICLWSYIPQPSSRVPGLAFRNGVPYMELKELDLLSLASIEPQLQFYQEARIKTAIFMGCNIGEIELGFSNDTQVNLEMEMRSWFPDDFSRQLAVPPIELPPTDQPRPSSSSSSLRSLSMGSPEASPFLFNIPSTPSSLLGPPIEPSNIGQVVRPLSSSTSPLPQAFIQFPSIQFPTPETTATTTTEAGTSQKPSAFKRFRSALGPSTMTITAGVRKPNIQKRAITFFRSLSLMRIQGRAQGSRPMSSTQLHHMISERKRREKLNESFQALRSLLPPGTKKDKASVLASTTDYLASLKAQVEELNKRNRDLEERVQLLAKKKDHDQEVSLSPDQRLDVRITHEAESTSQARIIGLQVVLSGECNVMDLVTRILEFLRRVENASLLSVEADAQVVDSNPINIVRLRLRIEGGEWDESAFQEAVRRVVADMSQ; encoded by the exons ATGGACTCCATCTTCCAACTTGATGATGGAGGCCGTGCCACCTTTCTCCAACACATGCTCCACTCTTTTGCCTCCACTTATATCTGCCTCTGGTCTTACATACCCCAACCATCCAG CCGGGTTCCGGGACTTGCCTTCAGGAATGGTGTTCCATACATGGAGCTCAAGGAATTGGACCTCCTAAGTCTAGCATCTATTGAACCACAGCTGCAATTCTATCAG gaagCTAGGATTAAG ACTGCAATATTTATGGGGTGCAATATTGGAGAGATTGAGCTAGGCTTCTCTAATGATACTCAA GTTAACTTGGAAATGGAGATGAGGAGCTGGTTCCCAGACGATTTCTCTCGACAATTAGCAGTACCACCGATAGAGCTCCCTCCAACGGATCAACCCCGGCCCTCATCGTCTTCATCCTCTTTGAGATCACTATCCATGGGCAGTCCCGAGGCGTCGCCCTTCCTATTCAACATCCCAAGTACCCCTTCCTCTCTCCTAGGACCACCCATCGAACCTTCCAATATTGGCCAAGTAGTGAGACCTTTATCTAGCTCAACTAGTCCTCTTCCCCAAGCCTTCATCCAATTCCCCTCTATTCAATTCCCTACACCCGAAACCACAGCAACAACAACGACAGAAGCCGGCACAAGCCAAAAGCCAAGTGCATTCAAGAGATTTCGATCAGCTTTAGGCCCTTCAACCATGACTATTACGGCTGGAGTTAGAAAGCCGAACATCCAGAAACGAGCAATCACGTTCTTTAGAAGCTTGAGTTTGATGAGAATCCAAGGACGAGCGCAAGGAAGCCGACCCATGTCAAGCACTCAGCTGCACCACATGATATctgagagaaagaggagagagaaacttaATGAGAGCTTTCAAGCATTGAGATCACTTCTTCCTCCGGGAACAAAG AAAGACAAGGCATCGGTGCTTGCTAGCACGACGGACTACTTAGCTTCTTTGAAAGCACAAGTCGAAGAGCTTAATAAAAGAAATAGAGATTTGGAAGAGAGAGTACAACTTTTGgctaaaaaaaaagatcatgATCAAGAAGTGAGTCTCTCCCCAGATCAAAGGCTAGATGTTCGGATCACACACGAAGCCGAATCAACATCACAAGCCCGTATTATTGGGCTGCAAGTGGTTTTGAGTGGAGAATGCAATGTGATGGATTTGGTGACCAGGATACTGGAATTTTTGAGACGAGTTGAGAATGCGAGCTTATTGTCTGTGGAGGCAGATGCCCAAGTGGTTGATTCAAATCCTATCAACATTGTGAGGTTGAGATTGAGAATTGAG
- the LOC131325421 gene encoding putative transcription factor bHLH041 isoform X2, producing the protein MDSIFQLDDGGRATFLQHMLHSFASTYICLWSYIPQPSSCLISTDGLYIGENNQPSSSSGTGSRARRLFDEYRQGLFVLGNDQYGTNYWKINNVSPQIYKRIMELGCCFGYYFSRVPGLAFRNGVPYMELKELDLLSLASIEPQLQFYQTAIFMGCNIGEIELGFSNDTQVNLEMEMRSWFPDDFSRQLAVPPIELPPTDQPRPSSSSSSLRSLSMGSPEASPFLFNIPSTPSSLLGPPIEPSNIGQVVRPLSSSTSPLPQAFIQFPSIQFPTPETTATTTTEAGTSQKPSAFKRFRSALGPSTMTITAGVRKPNIQKRAITFFRSLSLMRIQGRAQGSRPMSSTQLHHMISERKRREKLNESFQALRSLLPPGTKKDKASVLASTTDYLASLKAQVEELNKRNRDLEERVQLLAKKKDHDQEVSLSPDQRLDVRITHEAESTSQARIIGLQVVLSGECNVMDLVTRILEFLRRVENASLLSVEADAQVVDSNPINIVRLRLRIEGGEWDESAFQEAVRRVVADMSQ; encoded by the exons ATGGACTCCATCTTCCAACTTGATGATGGAGGCCGTGCCACCTTTCTCCAACACATGCTCCACTCTTTTGCCTCCACTTATATCTGCCTCTGGTCTTACATACCCCAACCATCCAG TTGTTTGATCTCCACGGACGGATTGTACATTGGAGAAAACAACCAACCCAGCTCCTCCTCTGGAACTGGAAGTCGTGCTCGGAGGTTATTCGATGAATATCGACAAGGGTTATTCGTTCTTGGAAATGATCAGTATGGCACAAATTATTGGAAAATAAACAATGTCTCTCCGCAAATATATAAACGCATAATGGAATTGGGTTGTTGCTTTGGTTATTATTTCAGCCGGGTTCCGGGACTTGCCTTCAGGAATGGTGTTCCATACATGGAGCTCAAGGAATTGGACCTCCTAAGTCTAGCATCTATTGAACCACAGCTGCAATTCTATCAG ACTGCAATATTTATGGGGTGCAATATTGGAGAGATTGAGCTAGGCTTCTCTAATGATACTCAA GTTAACTTGGAAATGGAGATGAGGAGCTGGTTCCCAGACGATTTCTCTCGACAATTAGCAGTACCACCGATAGAGCTCCCTCCAACGGATCAACCCCGGCCCTCATCGTCTTCATCCTCTTTGAGATCACTATCCATGGGCAGTCCCGAGGCGTCGCCCTTCCTATTCAACATCCCAAGTACCCCTTCCTCTCTCCTAGGACCACCCATCGAACCTTCCAATATTGGCCAAGTAGTGAGACCTTTATCTAGCTCAACTAGTCCTCTTCCCCAAGCCTTCATCCAATTCCCCTCTATTCAATTCCCTACACCCGAAACCACAGCAACAACAACGACAGAAGCCGGCACAAGCCAAAAGCCAAGTGCATTCAAGAGATTTCGATCAGCTTTAGGCCCTTCAACCATGACTATTACGGCTGGAGTTAGAAAGCCGAACATCCAGAAACGAGCAATCACGTTCTTTAGAAGCTTGAGTTTGATGAGAATCCAAGGACGAGCGCAAGGAAGCCGACCCATGTCAAGCACTCAGCTGCACCACATGATATctgagagaaagaggagagagaaacttaATGAGAGCTTTCAAGCATTGAGATCACTTCTTCCTCCGGGAACAAAG AAAGACAAGGCATCGGTGCTTGCTAGCACGACGGACTACTTAGCTTCTTTGAAAGCACAAGTCGAAGAGCTTAATAAAAGAAATAGAGATTTGGAAGAGAGAGTACAACTTTTGgctaaaaaaaaagatcatgATCAAGAAGTGAGTCTCTCCCCAGATCAAAGGCTAGATGTTCGGATCACACACGAAGCCGAATCAACATCACAAGCCCGTATTATTGGGCTGCAAGTGGTTTTGAGTGGAGAATGCAATGTGATGGATTTGGTGACCAGGATACTGGAATTTTTGAGACGAGTTGAGAATGCGAGCTTATTGTCTGTGGAGGCAGATGCCCAAGTGGTTGATTCAAATCCTATCAACATTGTGAGGTTGAGATTGAGAATTGAG
- the LOC131325421 gene encoding putative transcription factor bHLH041 isoform X3, protein MDSIFQLDDGGRATFLQHMLHSFASTYICLWSYIPQPSSCLISTDGLYIGENNQPSSSSGTGSRARRLFDEYRQGLFVLGNDHRVPGLAFRNGVPYMELKELDLLSLASIEPQLQFYQEARIKTAIFMGCNIGEIELGFSNDTQVNLEMEMRSWFPDDFSRQLAVPPIELPPTDQPRPSSSSSSLRSLSMGSPEASPFLFNIPSTPSSLLGPPIEPSNIGQVVRPLSSSTSPLPQAFIQFPSIQFPTPETTATTTTEAGTSQKPSAFKRFRSALGPSTMTITAGVRKPNIQKRAITFFRSLSLMRIQGRAQGSRPMSSTQLHHMISERKRREKLNESFQALRSLLPPGTKKDKASVLASTTDYLASLKAQVEELNKRNRDLEERVQLLAKKKDHDQEVSLSPDQRLDVRITHEAESTSQARIIGLQVVLSGECNVMDLVTRILEFLRRVENASLLSVEADAQVVDSNPINIVRLRLRIEGGEWDESAFQEAVRRVVADMSQ, encoded by the exons ATGGACTCCATCTTCCAACTTGATGATGGAGGCCGTGCCACCTTTCTCCAACACATGCTCCACTCTTTTGCCTCCACTTATATCTGCCTCTGGTCTTACATACCCCAACCATCCAG TTGTTTGATCTCCACGGACGGATTGTACATTGGAGAAAACAACCAACCCAGCTCCTCCTCTGGAACTGGAAGTCGTGCTCGGAGGTTATTCGATGAATATCGACAAGGGTTATTCGTTCTTGGAAATGATCA CCGGGTTCCGGGACTTGCCTTCAGGAATGGTGTTCCATACATGGAGCTCAAGGAATTGGACCTCCTAAGTCTAGCATCTATTGAACCACAGCTGCAATTCTATCAG gaagCTAGGATTAAG ACTGCAATATTTATGGGGTGCAATATTGGAGAGATTGAGCTAGGCTTCTCTAATGATACTCAA GTTAACTTGGAAATGGAGATGAGGAGCTGGTTCCCAGACGATTTCTCTCGACAATTAGCAGTACCACCGATAGAGCTCCCTCCAACGGATCAACCCCGGCCCTCATCGTCTTCATCCTCTTTGAGATCACTATCCATGGGCAGTCCCGAGGCGTCGCCCTTCCTATTCAACATCCCAAGTACCCCTTCCTCTCTCCTAGGACCACCCATCGAACCTTCCAATATTGGCCAAGTAGTGAGACCTTTATCTAGCTCAACTAGTCCTCTTCCCCAAGCCTTCATCCAATTCCCCTCTATTCAATTCCCTACACCCGAAACCACAGCAACAACAACGACAGAAGCCGGCACAAGCCAAAAGCCAAGTGCATTCAAGAGATTTCGATCAGCTTTAGGCCCTTCAACCATGACTATTACGGCTGGAGTTAGAAAGCCGAACATCCAGAAACGAGCAATCACGTTCTTTAGAAGCTTGAGTTTGATGAGAATCCAAGGACGAGCGCAAGGAAGCCGACCCATGTCAAGCACTCAGCTGCACCACATGATATctgagagaaagaggagagagaaacttaATGAGAGCTTTCAAGCATTGAGATCACTTCTTCCTCCGGGAACAAAG AAAGACAAGGCATCGGTGCTTGCTAGCACGACGGACTACTTAGCTTCTTTGAAAGCACAAGTCGAAGAGCTTAATAAAAGAAATAGAGATTTGGAAGAGAGAGTACAACTTTTGgctaaaaaaaaagatcatgATCAAGAAGTGAGTCTCTCCCCAGATCAAAGGCTAGATGTTCGGATCACACACGAAGCCGAATCAACATCACAAGCCCGTATTATTGGGCTGCAAGTGGTTTTGAGTGGAGAATGCAATGTGATGGATTTGGTGACCAGGATACTGGAATTTTTGAGACGAGTTGAGAATGCGAGCTTATTGTCTGTGGAGGCAGATGCCCAAGTGGTTGATTCAAATCCTATCAACATTGTGAGGTTGAGATTGAGAATTGAG